In one window of Syntrophobacterales bacterium DNA:
- a CDS encoding D-sedoheptulose 7-phosphate isomerase, with translation MEDYIIKIFRESIQVKEAFLNENLNRIVAVVEAVTEALTAGSKILLFGNGGSAADAQHLAAEFVNRFLIERPPLPAISLATDTSVLTSIGNDYDFSEIFSKQIRAIGQKGDIAWGISTSGGSVNVVKGLAAAQKIGMITIGLTGRDGGEIGRMVDFHLNVSSQSTPRIQEAHITVGHVICEMVDFKLFQRTESLA, from the coding sequence ATGGAAGATTACATAATCAAGATATTCAGGGAGTCGATCCAGGTAAAGGAGGCTTTTCTCAACGAAAACCTGAATAGGATAGTTGCCGTAGTTGAGGCGGTGACTGAGGCGCTGACTGCCGGCAGCAAGATACTCCTCTTCGGAAACGGCGGATCGGCTGCGGACGCCCAGCATCTGGCTGCCGAATTTGTCAACCGGTTTCTCATCGAGCGGCCGCCGCTTCCGGCTATCTCTCTTGCCACGGATACGTCGGTGCTTACGAGTATCGGCAATGATTATGATTTTTCCGAAATATTCAGCAAGCAGATTCGGGCGATCGGTCAGAAGGGCGATATCGCCTGGGGGATAAGCACCAGCGGGGGATCGGTAAACGTTGTCAAGGGGCTGGCGGCTGCCCAGAAAATCGGCATGATTACGATCGGGCTCACAGGCCGAGACGGCGGCGAGATTGGCCGGATGGTTGATTTTCATTTGAACGTCTCGTCGCAGAGCACCCCCCGCATCCAGGAGGCGCACATAACCGTCGGGCATGTCATCTGTGAGATGGTGGATTTCAAGCTGTTTCAGAGGACGGAAAGCTTGGCTTAA
- a CDS encoding cold-shock protein encodes MSEGKVKWFNDSKGFGFIEQDNGTDVFVHHSAIVAEGFKSLSEGDRVSFDVVAGPKGPAAADVRKL; translated from the coding sequence ATGTCTGAAGGAAAAGTAAAGTGGTTCAATGATTCAAAGGGATTCGGTTTTATCGAACAGGACAACGGCACGGATGTTTTCGTACATCATTCCGCCATTGTGGCAGAGGGTTTTAAATCATTGTCTGAGGGCGATCGGGTGAGCTTCGATGTTGTTGCCGGTCCCAAAGGCCCCGCTGCAGCGGATGTACGTAAACTGTAA
- a CDS encoding ATP-binding cassette domain-containing protein — protein sequence MGLIWINEVSVSFGGPLLLDGATLQIEAGEKIGLLGRNGSGKSTLMKLLMGDVSPDSGAIVRKGEARIAMLPQDVPDDLPGTVYDVVASGGREHLELLREYRELTVLLSNGGAETLLKKLELLQRRLEASGAWRYHQQVEAVLSRTELDENAEFGLLSAGMKRRVLLARALVNEPDLLLLDEPTNHLDIEAVLWLEDFLRNFDRTLLLVTHDRAFLQRVAMRIVEIDRGRLLSFACNYSEYLERRQALLAAQQNQAQEFDKKLAREEIWIRQGIKARRTRNEGRVRALMQLRRERAQRQEQTGNVRLAIQDANRSGRLVVEAQDIHFSFGDNKIVAGFSTTIIRGDKVGIIGPNGSGKTTLLKILLGELNPDAGSVRRGAGVQVAYFDQLRAQLDENKTLKDNVAAGSDMVIVGGASRHIISYLQDFLFPPDRIMSPVSSLSGGERNRLLLAKLFLLPSNVLVLDEPTNDLDMETLELLEERLLDYGGTIILVSHDRAFLNNVATSTIVFAGKGRLQEYVGGYDDWMRQKTKQTYPLTTVKDEQKQKRDRAPREKKKLSYKEQQELESLPVRIEALEKEKERLHETLNSPEFYVNRDAGKIDRASAELSVLEKKLGMDYGRWEELESLAEKLSGEQI from the coding sequence ATGGGATTAATCTGGATCAACGAGGTTTCGGTCAGTTTTGGCGGGCCGCTGCTGCTTGATGGCGCCACGCTGCAGATAGAGGCGGGCGAAAAAATCGGCCTTTTGGGAAGGAACGGTTCAGGCAAGTCAACCCTTATGAAATTGCTGATGGGCGATGTTTCCCCGGATTCCGGCGCGATTGTCCGCAAGGGGGAGGCTCGGATCGCCATGCTTCCCCAGGACGTGCCCGACGACCTGCCGGGAACGGTTTATGATGTCGTGGCTTCCGGTGGCCGGGAGCATCTGGAACTGCTCCGGGAATACCGCGAACTAACCGTTCTTTTATCAAACGGCGGTGCGGAGACCCTGCTGAAAAAGCTGGAATTGTTGCAGCGGCGGCTGGAGGCCTCCGGCGCCTGGCGATACCATCAGCAAGTGGAAGCGGTGCTCTCCCGGACTGAGCTGGATGAAAATGCCGAGTTCGGGCTGCTTTCGGCGGGCATGAAACGGCGGGTATTGCTCGCCAGGGCTCTGGTGAACGAACCGGACCTTCTGCTGCTCGATGAGCCGACAAATCATCTGGACATCGAGGCCGTACTCTGGCTGGAGGATTTCCTGCGGAACTTCGACAGAACGCTGCTGCTCGTGACCCACGATCGGGCATTTCTTCAGCGGGTGGCGATGCGCATTGTGGAGATCGATCGGGGGCGATTGCTCTCTTTTGCCTGCAATTATAGCGAGTATCTTGAACGCCGACAGGCTTTGCTTGCGGCCCAGCAGAATCAGGCGCAGGAATTTGACAAGAAACTTGCAAGGGAGGAGATTTGGATTAGACAGGGAATCAAGGCCCGCCGCACCCGCAACGAGGGCAGGGTGCGCGCGCTGATGCAGTTGCGCCGGGAGCGGGCGCAGCGCCAGGAGCAGACGGGCAACGTCCGGCTTGCAATCCAGGACGCGAATCGCAGCGGCCGGCTGGTGGTGGAGGCGCAGGATATTCATTTTTCCTTCGGCGACAACAAAATCGTGGCGGGGTTCTCGACGACGATCATCCGGGGCGACAAGGTGGGGATTATCGGTCCCAACGGCTCTGGAAAAACCACGCTGCTGAAGATTCTGCTCGGCGAGCTGAACCCGGACGCGGGAAGCGTCCGTCGGGGCGCCGGGGTGCAGGTTGCCTATTTTGATCAGCTTCGCGCCCAGCTCGACGAAAACAAAACATTGAAGGATAATGTCGCCGCCGGCAGCGACATGGTAATCGTGGGCGGCGCTTCCCGGCATATCATCTCGTATCTTCAGGATTTTCTTTTCCCGCCAGACCGGATTATGTCGCCAGTCAGCTCTCTTTCGGGCGGCGAGCGGAATCGGCTGCTGCTGGCAAAACTCTTCCTCCTTCCCTCCAATGTCCTGGTTCTGGATGAACCGACCAACGATCTTGACATGGAAACGCTGGAGCTCCTCGAAGAGCGCCTTCTCGATTACGGCGGAACGATTATTCTGGTCAGTCACGATCGCGCTTTTCTGAACAATGTGGCAACCTCAACAATTGTCTTCGCAGGCAAAGGGCGGCTCCAGGAATATGTTGGCGGCTACGACGACTGGATGAGACAAAAAACCAAGCAGACATATCCACTTACAACGGTTAAGGATGAACAAAAACAGAAGAGGGACAGAGCGCCGCGGGAAAAGAAGAAACTCTCCTACAAAGAGCAGCAGGAGCTGGAGAGTTTGCCGGTGAGAATTGAAGCCCTGGAGAAGGAAAAGGAACGTCTGCACGAAACCCTGAATTCTCCGGAATTCTATGTCAACCGGGATGCCGGGAAAATAGACAGGGCAAGCGCAGAATTGAGCGTACTGGAAAAAAAGCTGGGTATGGACTATGGACGCTGGGAGGAACTGGAAAGCCTTGCGGAAAAACTCAGCGGCGAGCAAATTTGA
- the grpE gene encoding nucleotide exchange factor GrpE, whose amino-acid sequence MGLKTGKKDTTGINDAVKNEADGQQGLSVEGLIDGKNTEELTVKLQEAEKKAAENYDKYLRSVAEFDNYRKRSLREKADAINYGNEKLLQDILPLLDGIDRALEQAGKSCDLEAFKTGLQLLREQFAGCLKKHGVESIDTLRQDFDPNLHEALLQVNSPDHGHNKVVNEFEKGFLLNGRLLRPAKVSVCRRPVADNDNKNECEKA is encoded by the coding sequence ATGGGTTTGAAGACAGGCAAAAAAGATACAACCGGAATTAATGATGCCGTAAAAAATGAGGCTGATGGGCAACAGGGGCTGTCGGTTGAAGGGCTGATTGACGGTAAAAATACAGAGGAGCTGACTGTAAAACTCCAGGAGGCGGAAAAAAAGGCCGCGGAAAATTATGACAAGTACCTGCGTTCCGTTGCCGAATTCGATAATTATCGCAAACGCTCCCTCCGCGAGAAGGCGGATGCCATCAATTACGGCAATGAAAAGCTGCTGCAGGACATCCTGCCGCTTCTCGACGGCATAGACAGGGCGCTGGAGCAGGCCGGTAAATCGTGCGATTTAGAGGCTTTCAAGACCGGGCTGCAGTTGCTGCGCGAGCAGTTTGCCGGTTGTCTGAAAAAGCACGGAGTGGAATCGATCGACACGCTCCGACAGGACTTCGATCCCAACCTGCACGAGGCGCTGCTCCAGGTTAACAGCCCCGACCATGGGCATAACAAGGTGGTAAACGAATTCGAAAAGGGCTTTCTGCTGAACGGGCGGTTGCTCAGGCCGGCGAAGGTGTCTGTTTGCAGACGCCCCGTAGCGGACAACGATAATAAAAATGAGTGCGAAAAGGCATAA